In the Arachis ipaensis cultivar K30076 chromosome B04, Araip1.1, whole genome shotgun sequence genome, CTAGCCCTACCAGGGCCAACCAGAAGATTCAAAATTATTACCCAATAGGTTTTAATTATTGGGACTACATGGAAGCCTGGACTAAAGTATTTTGGTTTTAAAATACTCAGTTCAGACATTCatggttaatttattttaaaagaaaaatcaattaTGTTTTTCCAAATTGGTTCTACCAATGGTGGGACTTCTTTGAACCAATCCAAGAAATTTTACCCTCACCAATAGATGAAGGGTATAAACTTTTTCAATCAAACTTTAACAATCAGGAAACATGTGTTCCtgtaatgttaaaatttttctcaACATTTTCATTGGCATGGGTATTCTCATGGCAATACAAGTATGCAAAACCAAACCACCCCAAATCATTTCCAATCCTTCAAAGGCATGGTTATGTCAAATGGTGGTCTCAATTTGATGCTTCAATGGCCTACCCAGAAAAGGTCAGAGAATGGTTCAAATCCAATCCTGAAAGTCAAAAGATTTCAGATCCAGAAACTGCCCTGTTCCTCAATCAAAAAGCACAAATTGCTGCAGCCCTTGCAGGAGCTCAATCGAAAGAAACTCTAACAAAACACCTTCAGCAAATCATGCAGATTAGGCGAATGCCTCTGCCTCTTGCTGAGGCCAAGGCTGCCTTTTTAGGCATCTTCTTTCTGTTTATCTCCCTGCAAATATTCATGTGTGAGAAAGTCAGGGAGAGAGTTTGATTTGCCCTTGATATGCTCAATATCAAAATCAAAGACGCTTAAAATAGCTTGCCACTTGGCAAAAACTTGTTTTGATGCAAGATTTTTAACATCATTTTGTAAAACATCTTTGGCTGATTTACAATCAACTCGGACTAAAAATTTTTGATTGAGTAAGTCAGATTGAAATTTTGTAATACATAAGACAATGgctaaaatttcttttttgataGTGAAATATTTTTGTTGAGTACTATTCCAATGCTTGGATGTAAATGCAATGATACATTTTTTATCATGCAATTTTTGTTTTAGGATACCGccatatcctaaatctgatgcatCTGTTTCCACTATTTTGAATGCATGAGGAACCGGTAAGTAAAGACAAGGAAGATTGCGGACTTTGGTTTTAAGGAACCTGATAATATCAGAATGTTTTTCTGTCCAAGGTGGAGGATTTTTCTTAAGCCTATCATGGAGAGGCTTAATGAGGTTgttaagaatatatatatatatattgtgtctTCTGTTTTCTATTATCTATGCTTTCTACCTTTATTGTTTCGAGTATGAGGtgatttctattttgtttttgctTATTCTTTTCTTCAAGGCTCATAGTTAAACTATATTTTCTTCGACGATATGTATGTACTTTTTcatttagaggtcgtaatacctcaccacctctaatTTATGACTATAgcgtaaagttctgtgtggtagggtattacagGAGATATTCATGTTCTGCTTCAGGTATTTTTTTTTCAGGAAAACGATGCCATTTTGAGGGGTGGGGGCAACGAACCGGACCTTCAGAAAACCTGATTGGTTCATCTGGTTCACAGGTTAACTGTCAATTCGGTCGAATTTTTAATCGATTTTTTATAGGACGGTTTTTAAGATCAATCGAACCACCCAAATGATCGCTTTCCAATTAACTTGGTCGAATTGATCAGTCCGGTCCGATTTTTCATAACCTTGCTTAGAAGAATTTAGATAAATTTAGGGTGAAATTGCAAATATAAAATTTAGCATAGAACACCTGCAAATTTGTCATGTgttcttttcattttttattttcattggattcaaactttttttattttagatatttttaaataaataaattattatttatttatggatatatatttttaaaaaaatatttatattttttattatttatattattaccATTACCAATTGaataagtaataaaatataaaaaacattAGATGagcaagttatttttgtaattaagtattttttttatatgtcatttctttcttctctattaGGTTAACGTGGTTACTAAAATAACTTGGTCATATAGTAGCAGCaccataaaaaaatattacattTATCTTGTTGCAAATGAGTTACCTTCAAAAATTAGATTAATGTAGGGGTGTACATGGTCCGGTCCGGTCCGAAGACTCGGCCCagccccgaacactttaggggctaatttagtgtgatttcatcgggtatAGGGCCGGGTAAggatctcaaaaatagacccagtCATTATCTCGGGTCGGATTCGAGCCATAGCacgggtcacccgaactcggcccggtggcccgatcatcatacacaattaatattttgtgttattagtgatggatgatgactattcttatgtggaatttaaatattgtaaaccttaatattttatgttattagtcattataagactataagttaatgttttatgtttaaaatgcataagacatgcataatattgtgttatttgtattgatttaaatatttggtattattagacaatattagtattaattatagttatgctttaattttagagaaggattggttcttgttatatttttttaagtgaattttactatgtgaattgtgaaataatggttggagattaggtgatttttacatgctaaagacccgattttcacccggtttttatccGATTTTCACCCGACCCGAATGTgcgtaggtttcatcgggtctatgATCGGGTTAGAGTCTAAAAATTAGGTCTGATCTATATTTCGAGTCGGGTCTGGATTAAGCCAAACCCAATGTGGCCCAACCCATGTACACCCCTAATTCAATGTATCTTTTTAGTAGTGACAATGAAATATGTGTATTAATATCTCGTTTACATTGACGATGACATCAAACTATATATATAGTATGATCTAAAtcgatttataaaataaaattaatataatttattataatttggaTAATAtctgtttgatttttatttttaatttaatttaattttgttcaAAATAATAGAATTTATATTAcatcaatttaaatttattttttaagggccatttttaaaaataaatcatcATTTGTACAGCAACATTCTCATTTACTAGAataaaatcttattatttgatgTTTTAAGATCCAATTATACTTTTTCGATTATAGACAATTCCATGTTTTATTTGAAAAGTGCATCGAATTCGTATTCTAAGTAGTTATATATAACTCATGAGGAGAAAAGAGTGGGCAGTGacaaatctaaattttttttaccgtcgagcaaaatatatataatatgataataaagtaaattttaaaataatttaatataatgaaatgaaattaaataatataataaaaacaaataaatattattattattatttactactgttagagatataatcattaatgtTATCTTTTTCCATCAacttaagcttttgggatgagtggtttcataatATGGTATTAGAACTTTATGTCTAAAAGGTTAAGAGTTCGATTTTTGGTAAACcctaaaaaaaatattgaaatttcaaaatgatgatggtaaaaaaaaaaaaaatctaaaaatagtttTTCAGTTATTACCCACTCATGAattgtatttaatattttttatatctcTTTTAATTATTTAGTCTTTTAAGTGAGGATTAAACTTAATTGGCCAAGGATTGGATCATGCACGCATGATCCATGGAAGGGCTACTAAAGCATACTCAATTGCATATGGTGCCATTGATTTATACTTCAAGATGCCAAGAACCAAGAATTATCATGAATAGCACTCTTGATTAGTAAGGATTAACATTTAGTGACATAGAAGACAATACATACAAATAACCCCAAACAATCTCGATTAGTGAGGCAAGAATCATGAAGAACAAACTACATCAGTCATGATTAAAGACTAAATATTATTTAGTCACTGCCATTTGGCACTAATAGACTTAATTCAACTATAGATGTAGAAATAACATAGTAACCCTGAAAAACAATTTCAAAGACTAAATAATAACCTGAAATGAATCTTAGGTACCAAAAAAATGCATTATTGGAATACAATTGACATTAACCTGTATATATCAAACCCAAAACAACAATAATGGGACATAATTTAAAACGATATTAACTACAATTTCTATTTAATTACGTGTTTAGAATTACATATATACGTACTGACATAACTTTAAGATATACTTCTAATTAAGATGCATATGTCATATACTAAGCCTTTCAAAACTAGAAAGAACTTAGTTCACTTAATTTAATTTCTGCCTTTCTgtacaatttaatttaatttatatacaaTTAACGAAGAAGTTGAGTCTAATTGGTTCATAATTTTGTTCTATGGACATGCTGGTGGCATTTGAATGCCTCCATAGACAGGTTTAACATTGGCACATCTTGCGCCAGAAGGAAGGATAGGTCCAAGAAGCTTGAGGTCTATGTTGTGAAGTTGAATATTTTCGCATGGGAATTGCTTACTACACCTTAAATCCACTGCAATTGGTGAAATTGTTGTTCCTTTTACATTTATAAAACCAACATTTGCTATCTTTACAAGTGATGGCTGCATGGAAATGTATAATATGAGCTAATTACTTGGATCAATTAATCataaaagagagaaaggaaataataataataataataataataataataataataataataataataataataataataataataataataataagtaataTCACTATAGCTTATATCTGTTGCTAAACCTGAATACTTCTCTGGCCATGACTTTATTCTTAGGCCATTGGTTGTGCCAACCAATGTGCAATTCTCCACCCTAATTCCTCTCACTTCTAGCTCATCTTGATATTTTCCAAGACTACCAATACTGTCATATTTTATATTGTTATTCAACCAAtacaaaatttatataattttttgttatgAAATCACTTTTTTCAAAAGTTTAAGCACATAGAAAGAAATACATGAatgaatgattatatctctaaaaTGTTTCTTTACACAATTTTTTTAGATTTACATAAatttttgcataattttttttctctttttatttgtattatgttattttttttaagaaataataaaaattaaactttaGACTTTTAGAAGCTTAaacttttgtgaaaaacaggATCATTACACTTTTGAGTCAATAAACAGAATGAATAATAAGTATAGTTATGTTATTACCTAATACCATGTCCGGGGCCACACTTTAGTCTCTTAATGGTAACATTGTTGACCCCTTGAATCATAGAGACACAATCATCACCAGTTTCAATGTTGGATTTTGATATTTTGACATTGATGGAGTGGCTAATGTGGATTCCATCGGTATTGGGGCTGGTACCTGGTGCTGTGAGCTTAAGCAACCTAAGTCTAATGTTGGCACAGTTTGTGACAAATATGTGAAAGCCTTTGGGGTTCAAGGTTTTTATGTTCTGTATGATTCCATTGTTCACCCTGCTGAAGAAAATGCTCTGCATCGCCAAACACATCCATAAAACCTCAAACATTAATTATTGCCTAATGCTAAAAATATATGAAATATTTGTCCTTTTAAATTTAGTGTTAGTCAACcgttaaaatatatataaatatatttttcatgTGAATGTCGCACTTTAATTAAATGAAGATTGTTTAGGAACCATAAGGAGCTAtagcttgttttttttttcttttttttaatgtatttgttttttactttatattttttaaggtggaaactcaggtgcagttaaCTTCATGTAAAGTTAATAGTTGAGTGCCGTTAAAtggtttgactgatttgactaaattttcatctaacgcctctcaactatcaacttcacgtgaaatcgactgcACATCAGTTTTCACAATTTTTTAATTGTTgctaaaataaataagtaattttaaatattataaatatataattataaatattatatatgtatatataattatagatattaaattaaattaaacaattttatattattattttaaattaaatcatatGTTGGTATATCATATACAGAGATATCAAGGATTAGTTATTTTTTTAGAATTATGCTacgtatacattaaaattaactactaaaatctgttaccagtataaaatatatattgaaatataaatacacattgaaaataaattaaatcacacgtGTATTTATGCACAAATGcattggtgactgattttagtggctaattttagtatacaaataatatttttaatttttttttatatatatttaaagaAAAAGTAGTATGGATTAACATAAGTGGATTGATGAACTTACACTAGGAGCTCTAACACAGGCGCTATCGGAGTCGGTTTCACAATTCTCAGTTTGGGACCATGAATCTTTTCCTTGTCCATCAAAGGTGCCACCACCAATGAGTTTGATACCGGAGAGGTCTTGGAACATGAGCCATTCGCCGTCAACATACTCGCTGATGTCGGTTGTTGCAACGACGGTGCCTTCAACTTGGACCGTGACGGGCCCCGGAGTGGTGCACGGCCCGGCGAAGTACATTGCCGAAACCACGAACCTTCCTAGAGGGACCAGAACCCTTGCTTGCACTTTCGACTTGCATGTTGCTCTCCATGCGTCCATGAACGCCTTCATTATTACAATGCAATCTTTATCAAATGTGCATTAtggatttatttttcatttagttgtattgtttttttttttccgtaaaattgatagataaaaatcaatatttaatttgtAAAAAATAGATTAATAGTTAAATTAATAACTATTAATAAACTAATTTATTCTAATTTCTTTACGTCACATTACGTACTAATGCTATTAGTGGAATATATGACACTTGCTGGATATTTAGTGGAGTTTCAATGCAAAAAAGTGGAATTGGTACCTCTAAAATAGGATGCCACCTGTTCCTATAGCATGTATTATTCCAAAATTATTTTGTCAAATGCGTCAGAAATTATATTGAAATTTTTAGGATAGAACCTTTAAGGCATGCAGCCATACATGTATATATAGGGCAAATAATAGCACATACACATGaaaattatgatatggtttggaaaatggttttttaaagatttttgtatgtgtaaaatatattaatttatgtgTTATTTAAATTAGGTTGGACTAGTAATCAATTCATTCGTTCATTTAATCaagtatataaattcaaattttatctacttttaaatttataatagatTAATCCTTANNNNNNNNNNNNNNNNNNNNNNNNNNNNNNNATAAATTTAATTGCGTAAAATTTCAGTATATTAAAATTACGCTAATATTTTTCCATGCCAAAAGTGGATAAATATGAgtataaacctaattaaaaatacaGTAGTGTGTTGATAAAAAATAGTTAGCCTCATGAATTTTTATTCTAATAtctatattttttacttttttagtgATACTGCTAGTCCTAACTTTAGATTCGGTGTGAATAGTGTGTTTTactctttattttgtattaaCTTTTATGAATTGGAAGTTTGGAACACTACATATTTCCTTTCATGTTCTataaaattttgtttgttgtAAAATGCGAATTATGCGATATTCTTGTTGCGTTTAACAAGACGTTCGAAATAATGCTGCGTGCTATTTAACACAAATTCCTAAACGTTACACTTTTATCATATATTAGCACATGCTTAAAATATATGCTTATTTTCATTATATTGAAGAAATTTTCAGCAAAAAGGTCAAatattataacaaaaaaaaaaaaacatatatatatacctGAGTGCAATCAAACTTTCCATCAGGTTTGGCACCAAAGCTCATGACATTATTAATAATCTCACCAGGAGCAAGAACATCCTTAGCTACATTGCGACCCTCATAGATATCAGGCCCAGCAATTGGCCTTGCTCTTTCATTACCTTCTACCACAAAACAAGCCACTACCAACCACAAAATAACATCAACACCAACTCTCNNNNNNNNNNNNNNNNNNNNNNNNNNNNNNNNNNNNNNNNNNNNNNNNNNNNNNNNNNNNNNNNNNNNNNNNNNNNNNNNNNNNNNNNNNNNNNNNNNNNNNNNNNNNAATTctaaaaatgtttttaaaaatgattttttttattttttattttttttttttagattttccaGATAGAGGCCTCCAAGGGAGGCTATAGGAgaagaaaatgtgaaaaaaaatttaTCCCTTTTTCTTTTGCCTCAGTATTTCACAGAGAATATATGGTTactattttatttctattttgtagCATCTATATCAACGGGGAATGTtagattttcttcttaaattGGTTAATCTAAATAAAAATTTTGTGCTTCATGCATGGGCATTGAGCTCCTAGATTGAATTCTGGATTTCCGTTCCAAAGTTGGCTATATATTTTCTCTAACTATACATATTAGATTCTTATAGAACCCcacactaaaataaaatataactttaGTCCATTCATTCACTGTTTGCGtgggaaaatatatatatatgcttatgCTGCCACCACAATCCCTTAAAATATGCTTTCAGCGGCCACTCAAACTAACAAAGAATATTTCCATATTTTATCCGTCTCTTTGATTCTCATATTCTTTATCTTTATATATTCAAATTCACAACCCattaatctgaaaaaaaaaaaatcattattgAATTTATAACATGAGTTTTACGTTAGAAAAGTATAGAGAGACAATGggaatattaaataatgtgaataatggatatgtgggatgttcaatttaatagatatgtagatgattatgttgattatttttaattgtatggttattttttttattcgatTTACTCATTCACAGTTAACAATGGCTGAATGTTTAATTTATTAGGTGTGCAGATGGTTATCCTAATGTTAAGGTTTAGAAGGTAATTTGAGGatgaagtatttttttattttattggatcAATTCAATATCcaattgttcacattatttacaaaagtcattatctacttaacaaaattattttatattttaattaaaaaataattaaattctgGAATTTGATCTACTATATAAAATTTGTTTATCTATTTTGTAATTTCTAGCAGCTACACTTTTTTCCTCTATATATATGATTGCCTGGGTAAATCAATTAATTACATATATAGAAAACAAGCACAAAGTGCCCTAGAAACACAAATAACACTCATTTAAgctttttctttatgtttttaCAGAAGAACAATATACTAAGAagtcatcaaaatttattattttttgatcATCAATTTCTTTAgcataatttttttaatctaataattCAACAACATACTTTATCTTATACTTTTAAACATTAATAGTTAACTGatgaccaaaaataataaattccaaTGATCCTCTGTACCATTCCTCTTTACAAAATTTCTAGAGATTATAAATTTCATATATTTCTATAACATGTGTTAGAATGATATGttcaaaaaatatataagaatTCGTAGCTTACCTCAAGCCCTAACATGTTCTGACAAACAAAATTAACTAGTTCATAGCACAGTTAATCAATGATTTCCAAAACTGTTTTTCCTAtgccaaagaagaaaaaaagcgaCATAAAAGAGACATATAGCTAGTAATATGATAATGAGAGCAAAACTGGTTGATAGATAGTAACATGTTTGCTCTGTACATATATATCTTGAAGGGAACTAAATAAGAGAAGCCTAATAACATGATGAACCTTGAACCCCTTGAAGAAAGCAGAACACACTTTTTCTTGTGTTTTGAGCTACAACCGattcatatacatatatagcaCATGAACATTTCTAGTCACATACATATATAAGCTAGCTACATGATTCATGAACTACTAGGCTTCTAAAACTTTAggctaaattttaaaaaacaaaagagaaaacaaaaaagacTACTTCTACAGCAAATCGGCCGAAAAACTTGTATGTTGTTAAAACATATTTAATGTGTTACTGGCCAACCAAACCTTTCCTGTGAAGTTCTGTTCTATTATCAGCAATAAATCTTGAAGCAGCTTCATTGCACGTGATGTCTTCAACATGCATGTGCACAACTTTGCTTCCGTATGCTGGGTAGAATTTGTATTGGCATAGATTTTGATGAGTTGCTGATGGAGAAGTATTagggttgttgttgttgctgcttccAAAACTCTTCTGCCTTCCAAAGAGTTTCTCTATTTCATAACCAATCTTTGCAAGTTCTGCATGGGGTGCCATTAGTATTATTTCTCAAAATAATTGAGGAATAAtattgcctttttctttttcttttgtgtgTGATGTTTTTTGTTTACTTGGTAGAAAAATTGAATGCAAAAGGGATATATATAGGTCCACATAAGGTATGACCTGATCTCATTATTAATTTTCTGCTTTGTGTGGGACCgaatcttttaaaaataattgtTAGAGCACTGAATAAGGTCGGCAAATAGAGCTGACGTGGCTACTCCAACAACAGAGATGATTTGTGATGGACTGCTGTGTTGGATATATGCCGAGTATTATTACATATGATTAAcattttctatatttattttatatttaagttAATGTTAAAATAGAAAACATTGAGATCTTATataaaattagaagaataaaTTAATATGTAAAATATAAATTGTCTAACCCATCAAAAATTTATTAGAATCAATTTACCAATTTAAAATTgtaatatcaatttttttgataattaaatcggttgaaattttaattattatgattaagattaattaattttttttagtaaaagTAGTACTAATAATCCCTAGCATTTTCCTTATTACTATTATTTGTGGATGTTGGTTATGTTCTTCATCAATTTGTCTTCACGTTTTCTCTTGCAGTGTGTTTGTTATGTTTTGCTGCATGTAAAATGTCATATCTCAAATagttatagtttgcaatatctacCCACATTTGCAATCGCCATTCAAATTTTGGAGTCTGTTACACTTTTATCATCTTGTAGCTTTTAAAGACACCAGATTGCCTTAAAAATTATATTCTTGTATTATTAGTTTTACTTAGTAATATTCCGGTAATAtcagagaaacaaaaaaaaaactagaatttatcttatttagtattattaattattatgataattaataataattaaattgtagacttttttattataaaaattctgatactatatt is a window encoding:
- the LOC107636164 gene encoding exopolygalacturonase translates to MAPHAELAKIGYEIEKLFGRQKSFGSSNNNNPNTSPSATHQNLCQYKFYPAYGSKVVHMHVEDITCNEAASRFIADNRTELHRKGLVGQVGVDVILWLVVACFVVEGNERARPIAGPDIYEGRNVAKDVLAPGEIINNVMSFGAKPDGKFDCTQAFMDAWRATCKSKVQARVLVPLGRFVVSAMYFAGPCTTPGPVTVQVEGTVVATTDISEYVDGEWLMFQDLSGIKLIGGGTFDGQGKDSWSQTENCETDSDSACVRAPSSIFFSRVNNGIIQNIKTLNPKGFHIFVTNCANIRLRLLKLTAPGTSPNTDGIHISHSINVKISKSNIETGDDCVSMIQGVNNVTIKRLKCGPGHGISIGSLGKYQDELEVRGIRVENCTLVGTTNGLRIKSWPEKYSGLATDISYSDITYPSLVKIANVGFINVKGTTISPIAVDLRCSKQFPCENIQLHNIDLKLLGPILPSGARCANVKPVYGGIQMPPACP